GCGCGGACCGCGTCGGCGACCACGTGGGCACGGTCGCCGAGGACCAGGTGTCGGCCACCCACCTCTTCGAGGCCTACCACGCCGGCTACCGCGGCTGGAACTGGGCCGTCACGGTCGCCTTCGCGGGCCCCGGCACGCAGCCGTCGGTGAGCGAGGTCGTGCTCCTGCCCGGTGACGACGCGCTGGTCGCCCCCGAATGGGTGCCGTGGCACGAGCGGGTCCGCGCCGGCGACCTCGGTGTCGGCGACCTGCTGCCCACGCCCGAGGACGACCCGCGACTGGCGCCCGCGTACGTGGGCTCGGACGACCCGGCGATCGAAGAGACCGCCCTGGAGATCGGCCTCGGCCGCGTCCGGGTGCTGTCCCGCGAGGGCGTGCTCGACGCCGCCCAGCGCTGGCACGGCGGCGACTTCGGTCCGCGCAGCGAGATGGCCCGCAGCGCGCCCGCCACCTGCGGCACGTGCGGCTTCTACAGCCGGATCGCCGG
This is a stretch of genomic DNA from Saccharothrix ecbatanensis. It encodes these proteins:
- a CDS encoding DUF3027 domain-containing protein, coding for MTATPTQQPNPALADPEAVRLARAAAQEEAGADRVGDHVGTVAEDQVSATHLFEAYHAGYRGWNWAVTVAFAGPGTQPSVSEVVLLPGDDALVAPEWVPWHERVRAGDLGVGDLLPTPEDDPRLAPAYVGSDDPAIEETALEIGLGRVRVLSREGVLDAAQRWHGGDFGPRSEMARSAPATCGTCGFYSRIAGSLGAAFGVCANEMTPADGHVVHVEFGCGAHSEVEVEGGPLVPVAEVVYDDALLDVEPNSSRVSQADESGK